The DNA region GTTGGACTGCGTGGTGTCGGTGACATGCACCGTCTGGTTCTGCTCGACCACGGCCACCGACGGGTCGGCGGCCAGTCTCTTGGCCTCGGCCGCGGACAGGGTCGCCGTGTAGCCGTTCAGTGCGGCGCCGAACGTCTTCTTGACCGTGCCGCCGTACTCCTTGATCAGACCCTTGCCCTCGGCCGACGAGGCCTTGAAGTCGACGCCCTTCTTCAGCGTGACGATGTAGCTGTCCTTGACGGCGGTGGGGGAGCCCGCCGCGAGGACCCGGCCCTCGGCCGGCGCGGCCTGGGCGGGAAGCGCGGTGACGGCGCCGAGCAGGGCGGCGGTCGCCACGGAGGTTATCGCGGCGATCCGGATCTTCTTGCTACGCAGCTGTGCCATGCGAGGGAGTCCTCCTCATAGGCGGCGTGCGCCTGGGTGGGGCGCACGTCTGTGGGGGGTGCGCGCGTGATCGCACGCACAACCAGGAGCGTTGCGTTCCGCTACCGGTCGAGACATCAGCGTGATCGATCTACGGGGGTAGCTCAAGGGAGTTGACGCTTTGTCACGCGCCTGTCATGGACACGCAATCGAACGCACAGTGAACGCACAGCGGAGGATCCGGTAGGTCCGGAAAAGTCTTGGCATGGACACTTCCTGTCAACACGCGTAGCTGCTACGAAAGTTACGGCAGAGATCCTGCTAAAGGGAGGTTCCATGAGACGTTCCCGACTTACGGCATACGTGACCTCGCTCCTCCTCGCCACCGCCTTCGCCCTCACCGGGGCAACGGCGGCCCAGGCGTCCCAGCAAGCAGCAGCCACGGGCTATGTGGCCCTCGGCGACTCCTATTCGTCCGGTGTCGGCGCGGGCAGCTACATCGGCTCCAGCGGCGACTGCAAGCGCAGCACGAAGGCCTACCCCTACCTCTGGGCGGCCGCCCATTCACCCTCGTCGTTCAGTTTCACGGCCTGCTCGGGCGCTCGTACGGGTGATGTTCTGGCGAACCAGCTGGGCCCGCTCGGCTCCGGCACCGGCCTCGTCTCCATCAGCGTCGGCGGCAACGACGCGGGCTTCTCCGACGTCATGACGACCTGTGTCCTGCAGTCCGAGAGCGCCTGCGTCGCCCGCATCAACACGGCGAAGGCGTACGTCGACTCGACGCTGCCCGGCAAGCTCGACTCGGTCTACTCGGCGATCAGCGCGAAGGCCCCGGCCGCCCATGTGGTCGTGCTGGGCTATCCCCGGTTCTACAAGCTGGGCGGCAGCTGCCTGGCCGGCCTCTCCGAGACGGAACGGGCCGCCATCAACAACGCCGCCGACTACCTGGACAGCGCCATCGCCAAGCGGGCCGCCGACCACGGCTTCACCTTCGGCGACGTACGCCCCACGTTCACCGGCCATGAGATCTGCTCCGGCAGCGCCTGGCTGCACAGTGTCAACTGGCTGAACATCGGCGAGTCGTACCACCCGACGGCCTCCGGCCAGTCGGGTGGCTATCTGCCCGTCCTCAACGCCTCGGACTGATCACTGCCGAGGCCCGACCGCTCCGTTCGGCGCGAGCGCCTGCGGATCGTC from Streptomyces sp. NBC_00258 includes:
- a CDS encoding SGNH/GDSL hydrolase family protein, translated to MRRSRLTAYVTSLLLATAFALTGATAAQASQQAAATGYVALGDSYSSGVGAGSYIGSSGDCKRSTKAYPYLWAAAHSPSSFSFTACSGARTGDVLANQLGPLGSGTGLVSISVGGNDAGFSDVMTTCVLQSESACVARINTAKAYVDSTLPGKLDSVYSAISAKAPAAHVVVLGYPRFYKLGGSCLAGLSETERAAINNAADYLDSAIAKRAADHGFTFGDVRPTFTGHEICSGSAWLHSVNWLNIGESYHPTASGQSGGYLPVLNASD